In the Prochlorococcus marinus str. MIT 9312 genome, ATTGTTGGTGACTGTCATGGTCAATGGTCTGAATTAGACTTGAAAATTTTATCGATTATTAAACCAAATATAGTTTTATTCGTTGGTGATATTTCTGATGGGAGTGTCAAAATAATAAAAAAAATCAATGAGATCAAAATTCCTACTTTTGTGATTTTAGGAAATCATGATAGAGGGAAAGATTCTACAGGCGTAACTCTCTCAAAGCAGATACGTGTTCTTGGTGAAAAATATTGTGCATGGGATTTGAATGTTTTTAATAATCAAATAAATTTACTATCCGCCAGACCATGTAGTTCTGGCGGGGGCTATTATCTTTCGAAAGAAGTTAAAGGTGTTTATGGACCTATCACCGAACAAGATTCAATAAATAAAATTATCAAATGTTCGGAAAAGACTGTAGAAGATATACCTTTAATAATTATGTCTCATGCGGGCCCTTCGGGTTTAGGCTCAGAACCTAAAAGCATTTGTGGGAAAGACTGGAAATTACCCTCTTTAGATTGGGGGGATAGAGATTTGTCTGTGGCCATTTCTCAAATACAAAAAAGAAGAAAAGTTGATCTTGTAATTTTTGGTCATATGCACAATCGCCTTAAAAGAAATCTTGGTTTAAGAGAGATGTTTAAAATTGATAGCAAAGGAACAATTTATTTCAACACTGCTGTTGTGCCAAGATATAAAACTGATGAAGATGGGAAATTACTAATTAACTTTTCTTGGATTGAGTTTGAAAAAAAGGAATTAAGACATGTTTCTCATCGATGGTATTCAGAGTCTGGTGAAATTTTTGAAGAAGATAAATTTTTTTAGGATTAGATAATTTTGATCATATTTTAAGTATTTTTGGGCTTTTCATATCTTGAAAATAACGTTTGAGACAAGATATAACCGGCAATGCCTGCGGCTGTAAAAGCTAAACCATTTTTAAATAAAGGTAATAAATCATTTGTTCTGGATATTATCGGTGCCAAACCAAAAATTCCAAATAACATCCCCCATAAAGGAGAAAGAAGAGCTAAAAATCCAATTGATATGACTTGACCATCTTTTCTTGGAGCAGAAGCTAAACCTGCTACTAAACCTCCAAGAATAGATGTACATAAAGTCCATATATATTGCTCTTTAGGTAGGCCAGGGACAACTTGACACCCTCCTCTTTCAAGGCAAATCTTTACGGAATTAATTGCATCTAATACTGCGCCATCCTCACCGTGATCTTTCACATAATATTGATTACCAAATCTTGTTTGAAGTTCAACCCAAAATAACCTTGGCATAAAATTAAAATAAGCCTCTCCGACGTTAAAGTTCAGTAAATTTCCTCCTCTAGGATCTGCAACTATCAACAAACTTGTCTCATCTAAATCCCAATAGTCCTTTATTGCACTACCAGGAGAACTCTCAAACTGAGATAAATATTTAATTTTCCACCCACTTTCAATCTCTAGATTATTAAGCTTGTCCTCTAAAGATTTTTTCTGATTAGGGCTTAATGTTTTAGCTAAATCAATTACTGGTGTTTTTTCTTCTGGTAAGAGATTTGGATTATTTATAGCGAAAACGGGTTTATGTGAAATTAAAACTAATATAGATAGAAATATTCCCAATAAATAGTTAATCTTTGAAGGCATAAATAAGTTTTGTCTCTTTATATTTTCGCCGATGAATAGCTTACCCGCGAATAATCCAGATTGGTTAGTAAAAAAAATAATAAAAATGGGTGGCACTATAAGTTTTTATGACTTTATGAATTTTGTTTTAAATGATCCTATTAATGGTTATTACGGTAGCGGCAAAGCTGTGTTAGGCGTTCGAGGGGATTTTGTTACATCAACCTCTTTATCTGATGATTTTGCTTTTTTGGCTGGTAAACAAATAGAAGATTGGCTAATTCAGTTCAAAA is a window encoding:
- a CDS encoding TIGR04168 family protein translates to MKILSIIKPNIVLFVGDISDGSVKIIKKINEIKIPTFVILGNHDRGKDSTGVTLSKQIRVLGEKYCAWDLNVFNNQINLLSARPCSSGGGYYLSKEVKGVYGPITEQDSINKIIKCSEKTVEDIPLIIMSHAGPSGLGSEPKSICGKDWKLPSLDWGDRDLSVAISQIQKRRKVDLVIFGHMHNRLKRNLGLREMFKIDSKGTIYFNTAVVPRYKTDEDGKLLINFSWIEFEKKELRHVSHRWYSESGEIFEEDKFF